Proteins from a genomic interval of Chryseobacterium indologenes:
- a CDS encoding nuclear transport factor 2 family protein produces MMKTLLFFLVCFSFSFAQTKDEKEIRKVMDDFMECIKTKDETRYMSLFQEPVLWTGIYKDRTQAKRLEKNPKAEHYFADDYKAFIKGFKDNKSEEKFDNITIIEDGAIASANFDYSFWYNSTMENWGKEIWTLMKINGVWKITSVTFSMDLEKYFPQPSLNERTKK; encoded by the coding sequence ATCATGAAAACACTTCTGTTTTTCTTAGTATGCTTTAGTTTCTCCTTTGCGCAAACAAAAGATGAAAAAGAGATCCGTAAAGTAATGGATGACTTTATGGAATGTATTAAAACCAAAGATGAAACAAGGTATATGTCTTTATTTCAGGAGCCTGTACTCTGGACCGGAATTTATAAAGACAGAACGCAGGCTAAGCGTCTGGAAAAAAATCCTAAGGCAGAACATTACTTTGCCGATGATTATAAAGCCTTTATCAAAGGTTTTAAAGATAACAAGTCTGAAGAAAAATTTGACAATATTACAATTATTGAAGATGGGGCTATAGCTTCTGCCAATTTCGATTACAGTTTTTGGTATAACAGTACAATGGAAAACTGGGGAAAAGAAATCTGGACGTTGATGAAAATCAACGGAGTCTGGAAGATTACCTCCGTCACTTTTTCCATGGATCTGGAGAAGTACTTTCCGCAACCCTCTTTAAACGAAAGAACAAAAAAATAA
- a CDS encoding low molecular weight phosphotyrosine protein phosphatase yields the protein MRILMVCLGNICRSPLAEGIMKTKLPEGFEVDSAGTISMHEGEHPDKRAIKTAANHDIDISRQRSRPIIRKDFETFDKIYCMDIDVLEDVISKTKNEEERQKVSLFLEALGDHKNAEVPDPYWGDMRNFEEVFQLLDKGCNAIRNQIITS from the coding sequence ATGAGAATTTTGATGGTCTGTTTAGGAAATATATGCCGAAGTCCTTTGGCAGAAGGCATTATGAAAACCAAATTGCCTGAAGGTTTTGAGGTGGACTCTGCCGGAACTATTTCCATGCATGAGGGAGAACATCCTGACAAGAGGGCCATTAAAACTGCCGCCAATCATGATATTGATATTTCCAGACAAAGATCAAGACCCATTATCCGGAAAGATTTTGAAACTTTTGATAAAATCTACTGTATGGATATTGACGTCCTTGAAGATGTGATTTCTAAAACTAAAAATGAGGAAGAAAGACAAAAGGTTTCCTTATTTTTGGAAGCACTCGGTGACCATAAAAACGCTGAAGTTCCTGATCCGTATTGGGGTGATATGAGAAATTTTGAAGAGGTTTTCCAACTTTTGGATAAGGGGTGTAATGCCATCAGAAACCAAATTATAACCTCATAA
- a CDS encoding helix-turn-helix transcriptional regulator — translation MSALEKFGVEIFTQRNIFERIAVDKPFRPDNPSFIFIKSGTIKLRQHFSDLEVSANMFMVTDPQTIYEVVSVSDDFQSRMVSYKREFISALSLKFNRLITYRYFRQQMNKGVPFPEDEMEVVWKSVNFLKYILDSETEMLYKKEMVEHLFSVFCYQMAGIISKEDNNSMNQMSRQEEIVFVFLTNVAEHHLKERTVEFYAERQSITTRHLSSVVKSITGKSASQIIALIVINEAKVLLNSSTKPVSEISSILGFSDQYSFSHFFKKHLNVSPSQYRNQFEN, via the coding sequence ATGTCTGCCTTAGAAAAGTTCGGAGTTGAAATCTTTACACAGCGTAATATTTTTGAAAGAATTGCGGTGGATAAGCCATTCAGGCCGGATAATCCATCTTTTATTTTCATTAAATCAGGGACAATAAAACTCAGACAACATTTCAGCGACCTTGAAGTTTCTGCCAATATGTTTATGGTAACCGATCCCCAGACGATCTACGAAGTAGTGTCTGTAAGTGATGATTTTCAATCCCGGATGGTTTCTTATAAAAGAGAATTTATATCGGCATTATCTTTAAAATTTAACAGACTAATCACCTACCGCTATTTCAGGCAACAAATGAATAAAGGGGTTCCTTTTCCCGAAGATGAAATGGAAGTGGTCTGGAAAAGTGTCAACTTCCTCAAATATATCCTGGATTCGGAAACTGAAATGCTCTATAAAAAAGAAATGGTAGAACACCTTTTTTCCGTCTTCTGCTACCAGATGGCCGGCATTATTTCAAAAGAAGATAACAATTCTATGAATCAGATGTCGCGTCAGGAAGAAATTGTTTTTGTTTTTCTTACCAATGTTGCAGAACATCATCTTAAGGAGAGAACAGTGGAGTTTTATGCCGAACGGCAGTCTATTACAACCAGACATCTTTCAAGTGTGGTGAAATCCATTACAGGAAAGTCGGCGAGTCAGATTATTGCTTTAATCGTGATCAATGAAGCGAAGGTGCTTTTAAACTCGTCAACTAAACCGGTATCGGAGATTTCATCTATCCTCGGATTTAGTGATCAATACTCGTTTTCTCACTTCTTTAAAAAACATCTTAACGTGAGTCCCTCACAGTACAGAAATCAGTTCGAAAACTAA
- a CDS encoding DUF962 domain-containing protein, translating into MRKVDLLFAEYSKSHRNAINKCIHWICVPLIFWTILGFVSLIPAPHFCNSYFGCISMVSLISMVLITLFYVRLSLLIGVVMIAIMVLMEHFIYQVNITMGKQSWILYLAVFVVTWIFQLIGHKIEGKKPTLVKDVQFVLVGPIWLLTYILKKTGVKY; encoded by the coding sequence ATGAGAAAGGTTGATTTATTATTTGCAGAATATAGTAAGAGCCATAGAAATGCAATTAACAAATGTATTCACTGGATCTGTGTTCCTCTGATCTTCTGGACTATTTTAGGCTTTGTATCGCTTATTCCCGCACCGCATTTCTGCAATTCCTATTTTGGATGCATCAGCATGGTGAGTCTGATCAGTATGGTTCTTATTACCCTATTTTATGTTAGACTTTCTTTGTTAATCGGAGTTGTTATGATCGCCATAATGGTCCTTATGGAACATTTTATTTATCAGGTTAATATTACTATGGGAAAGCAATCGTGGATTCTTTATCTTGCTGTTTTTGTGGTGACCTGGATCTTCCAGCTTATCGGCCACAAAATAGAAGGCAAAAAGCCAACCTTAGTGAAAGATGTACAGTTCGTTCTGGTAGGCCCTATCTGGCTTTTAACTTACATCCTTAAAAAAACCGGTGTAAAATATTAG
- a CDS encoding DUF4349 domain-containing protein codes for MRTLFLPLLFLAFINCSKSGIETRSANADLAEMVTEEAPPLPSSISEKLLPDAKTTGSSPEVKTTDTLSRKIIKNGNMRIQVGEIKKAQAQVNEIVKKNNAYIQKEEFQNSDLDENLNLTIRVPHKNFDAIINSFADGIGSVLSKSISSDDVTEEYTDISIKLANKKLYLEKYRDLLKSAATTKDMLEIQEKIRGLEDEIDGAEGRLRFIDDRVYYSTLKVNLYKEKVRSSATSTIGFGSRFVDSVTEGWNSFVGFMLGIISLWPFFLLIPIVVFLWKKWKNRKTKRK; via the coding sequence ATGAGAACATTATTTTTGCCTTTACTTTTTTTAGCCTTTATCAATTGTAGTAAATCCGGTATTGAAACACGATCCGCTAATGCTGACCTTGCAGAAATGGTAACTGAAGAAGCTCCGCCGCTTCCTTCATCTATTTCCGAAAAACTTCTTCCGGATGCTAAGACTACAGGCTCTTCTCCTGAGGTTAAAACAACAGATACCCTATCCAGAAAAATCATTAAAAACGGAAATATGAGGATTCAGGTTGGTGAGATTAAGAAAGCTCAGGCTCAGGTAAATGAAATTGTAAAAAAGAACAATGCTTATATTCAAAAGGAAGAATTTCAGAACTCAGACCTTGATGAAAATCTCAACCTCACCATACGTGTACCGCATAAAAACTTTGATGCAATCATCAATTCATTTGCTGATGGAATAGGTTCTGTTCTCTCAAAAAGTATTTCTTCTGACGATGTTACTGAAGAATACACCGATATTTCTATCAAATTAGCTAATAAAAAACTCTATCTTGAAAAGTATCGTGATCTGTTGAAAAGTGCTGCCACGACAAAGGATATGCTGGAAATTCAGGAAAAGATCCGTGGGCTGGAAGATGAAATTGATGGAGCTGAAGGCAGATTACGATTTATCGATGACCGGGTATATTACAGCACCCTGAAAGTAAACCTTTACAAAGAAAAAGTAAGAAGTTCAGCCACCTCTACAATAGGCTTTGGAAGCCGTTTTGTAGATTCTGTAACCGAAGGCTGGAATAGTTTTGTGGGTTTTATGCTGGGAATTATTTCCTTGTGGCCATTCTTTTTACTGATCCCGATTGTGGTTTTTCTGTGGAAAAAATGGAAAAACAGAAAGACAAAGAGAAAGTAA
- a CDS encoding lytic polysaccharide monooxygenase, translating to MSPASRGYQGSLDRATLGYSTAFGIYGSVINEPGFLEAPKGFPAMGPADGKIASANGSIGGDTTLDIQTADRWKKTNITTGVNSFIWKYLAYHATTKWHYYMTKQGWDPNKPLSRQDLELIGTVGHNGTPPQDNVSHQITIPSNRTGYHVILAVWDVADTTNAFYNVIDVNVTSGTGVSTPPATPAGLTQVGVTSSSAKISWTPQSDAVAYTVFRNGQNIQQVNTALFEDAGLTVNTVYTYEIQAKGPSGLTSGKSAPLSVKTNSESSPEKPTQPSNLHSMGVTENSASLMWTASIHSQGIKNYDVFENGVKVGETGQTSFLRTGLVQDTEYRYTVRSVAMNGQVSEMSNELKIRTKKTIPGNGQTYCSAEQYNIANAYPTAGVKVFYACKIWKNKWYANPGEQPGTNMVWEEVSACTEGPGCASSGPATYCGAQDYNPLKTYPTAGAKVFHACKIWENKWYVNPGEVPGSNPVWKVVSDCSEGKPCKISDLIYKENDLSVIVSDYVISFAPESYYSKINRVDIITPQGLQVMTFMNPEKNNMNVGHLPSGIYFVKILYKDRKSITKTIRK from the coding sequence ATGAGTCCTGCCTCCAGAGGATATCAGGGAAGTCTCGATAGGGCCACATTAGGCTATTCTACTGCCTTTGGAATATACGGCTCGGTCATTAATGAGCCTGGTTTTCTTGAAGCTCCGAAAGGCTTTCCCGCAATGGGGCCGGCAGACGGAAAGATAGCGTCTGCTAACGGAAGTATAGGAGGAGATACTACGCTTGATATTCAGACTGCTGACCGTTGGAAGAAAACCAATATTACCACCGGGGTGAATTCCTTTATCTGGAAGTATCTGGCTTATCATGCGACCACAAAATGGCATTATTATATGACAAAACAAGGTTGGGATCCCAATAAACCCCTTAGCCGGCAGGATCTTGAGCTTATTGGTACGGTAGGGCATAATGGTACGCCACCACAGGATAATGTTTCTCACCAGATTACAATTCCTTCCAACCGTACAGGGTACCATGTTATCTTGGCAGTTTGGGATGTAGCAGATACGACCAATGCATTTTATAATGTCATTGATGTTAATGTAACATCAGGAACGGGAGTTTCTACTCCGCCGGCTACCCCTGCAGGATTAACGCAGGTGGGAGTAACCAGTTCTTCAGCTAAAATAAGCTGGACTCCACAGTCAGATGCAGTAGCCTATACTGTTTTTCGAAACGGACAAAACATTCAGCAGGTCAATACAGCTTTATTTGAGGATGCCGGTCTAACGGTTAATACGGTGTATACCTACGAAATACAGGCGAAAGGTCCTTCCGGCCTGACTTCAGGAAAAAGTGCACCACTCAGCGTAAAAACAAATAGTGAAAGCAGTCCTGAAAAGCCTACACAGCCTTCCAATCTTCATTCAATGGGGGTTACTGAAAATTCTGCTTCACTGATGTGGACTGCATCAATCCACTCGCAGGGCATTAAAAACTATGATGTCTTTGAAAATGGTGTCAAAGTTGGTGAAACAGGACAGACCAGCTTTTTACGGACGGGTCTGGTGCAGGATACAGAATATCGTTATACAGTAAGATCTGTTGCCATGAATGGTCAGGTCTCCGAGATGAGCAATGAATTAAAAATCAGAACTAAAAAGACAATACCGGGTAATGGTCAAACCTATTGTAGTGCAGAACAGTATAATATAGCCAATGCATATCCTACAGCCGGGGTAAAAGTCTTCTATGCCTGTAAAATCTGGAAAAACAAATGGTATGCAAATCCGGGAGAACAGCCGGGAACCAATATGGTATGGGAGGAAGTGAGTGCATGTACCGAAGGTCCCGGTTGTGCATCAAGCGGTCCGGCTACTTATTGTGGTGCTCAGGATTATAATCCTCTGAAAACTTATCCGACAGCGGGAGCTAAGGTTTTCCATGCCTGTAAAATCTGGGAAAACAAATGGTACGTTAATCCGGGAGAAGTTCCGGGAAGCAATCCGGTATGGAAAGTTGTAAGTGACTGCTCTGAAGGTAAACCTTGTAAAATATCAGATCTTATCTATAAAGAAAATGATCTTTCAGTGATTGTATCCGATTATGTGATCAGTTTTGCACCTGAAAGTTACTATTCTAAAATAAACCGGGTAGATATCATTACTCCTCAGGGACTGCAGGTCATGACTTTTATGAATCCTGAAAAGAATAATATGAATGTCGGCCACCTTCCATCCGGAATCTATTTTGTGAAAATCCTTTACAAGGATCGTAAAAGTATCACGAAAACCATCAGGAAGTAA
- a CDS encoding TolC family protein, producing the protein MTQKIKTALSVLIAAFPALFFSQQIKQMTAAEIAELAVQNHQQLKVSAQNIDIAHQNINVAKLQKLPTITASTSQFYLGDAVAIDKDFSNSTKIPMPHYGSSYAVQATQLIFKGGLVNKSIEMAGLREQLSELDLEKNKQDVKFLVISNYLDVYKVINQQEVFQNNKKLAQERLKNIQKFYQQGMVTRNEVIRGELAIKNLDQGILTLTNNKKILNYNLSLALGLPSDTEIVPTENLENKESGIGMDYYMNMAHDSNPALKSARKNIDIADKNIEIIKTDNMPTVAGFGGYTLQRPITTRNPVLDMYSGGWQTGVSLSYNIDTLFKTKEKVKLGELQKNQASDAVTLVQQNVDMAVNAAYTKYQESIQQADILNDSKRLAEENYKITEAKYLNQLAVQAEMIDAQNQKLQAELDYANAEINVLYQYYNLLKSTGTL; encoded by the coding sequence ATGACACAGAAAATAAAAACAGCACTATCTGTATTGATAGCAGCTTTTCCTGCGCTGTTTTTTTCACAACAGATTAAACAGATGACCGCAGCTGAGATTGCCGAACTGGCAGTTCAGAATCATCAGCAGCTGAAAGTTTCAGCTCAGAACATAGATATTGCGCACCAGAATATTAACGTTGCAAAACTTCAAAAACTTCCTACCATTACGGCCTCTACAAGTCAGTTTTATTTAGGGGACGCAGTAGCCATCGATAAAGATTTTTCAAATTCTACAAAGATTCCGATGCCTCACTATGGAAGCTCTTATGCTGTGCAGGCAACACAGCTGATTTTTAAAGGAGGATTGGTTAACAAATCTATCGAAATGGCAGGACTTCGCGAGCAACTTTCCGAACTGGATCTGGAGAAAAATAAACAGGATGTAAAATTCCTTGTGATTTCAAATTATCTGGATGTCTATAAAGTAATAAACCAGCAGGAAGTTTTTCAGAATAATAAAAAACTTGCTCAGGAACGTCTTAAGAATATTCAGAAATTTTATCAGCAAGGAATGGTAACCAGAAATGAAGTGATTCGTGGTGAACTGGCTATTAAAAATCTGGACCAGGGAATTCTGACGCTGACAAATAATAAAAAAATCCTTAATTATAATTTAAGCCTTGCTCTGGGACTTCCCTCTGATACAGAAATCGTTCCTACTGAAAATTTAGAAAACAAAGAATCCGGAATCGGAATGGATTATTACATGAATATGGCTCATGATAGCAATCCCGCATTAAAATCTGCAAGAAAAAACATCGATATTGCTGATAAGAATATTGAAATTATCAAAACAGATAATATGCCTACAGTAGCAGGTTTTGGAGGATATACCTTACAAAGACCTATTACGACAAGAAATCCTGTTCTGGATATGTATTCAGGAGGATGGCAGACCGGTGTGTCTTTGAGTTACAATATCGATACGCTCTTTAAGACCAAAGAAAAGGTTAAGCTCGGTGAGTTACAAAAGAATCAGGCAAGTGATGCCGTAACACTGGTACAGCAAAATGTAGATATGGCAGTGAATGCAGCCTATACAAAATATCAGGAATCTATTCAGCAGGCAGATATTCTCAATGATTCCAAAAGACTGGCAGAAGAAAACTACAAAATTACGGAAGCCAAATACTTGAACCAGCTGGCTGTGCAGGCAGAAATGATTGATGCGCAAAACCAGAAATTGCAGGCAGAGCTGGATTATGCCAATGCGGAAATCAATGTTTTGTACCAATATTATAATCTTTTGAAATCTACCGGAACTCTTTAA
- a CDS encoding SAM-dependent methyltransferase, protein MLFLLPAYLSENTSITHFAPVIQEYIMQTDYFFVENEKTARKVVKFFAPEKKQADLKLFLLDKYTENNDIKEAQELMLKGQDFGLLSEAGLPCIADPGNLMVKWCHEKNIRVIPISGPSSIILALISSGFNGQEFTFHGYLPIDKGEKKKQILHLESLVQKTGYSQIFMETPYRNNALFDDLCKFLSPNTKLCIAANINDPEHEFIKTKTIKEWQKQKPELHKIPAVFVLGK, encoded by the coding sequence ATGCTTTTTTTACTCCCTGCTTATTTATCAGAAAACACTTCTATCACTCATTTTGCTCCTGTAATACAAGAGTATATCATGCAAACCGATTACTTCTTTGTGGAAAATGAAAAAACAGCCAGAAAGGTCGTTAAGTTCTTTGCTCCGGAAAAAAAACAGGCGGATTTGAAGCTGTTCTTACTGGATAAATATACTGAAAACAACGATATCAAAGAGGCTCAGGAGCTGATGCTGAAAGGGCAGGACTTCGGACTATTATCAGAAGCAGGATTACCTTGTATCGCAGATCCGGGCAATCTGATGGTAAAATGGTGTCACGAGAAAAACATCCGGGTAATTCCTATTTCAGGGCCTTCCTCTATAATCCTGGCTTTGATTTCCAGTGGCTTCAACGGTCAGGAATTTACCTTCCATGGATATCTTCCGATTGATAAAGGAGAAAAAAAGAAGCAGATTCTTCATTTGGAAAGCTTAGTTCAGAAAACAGGATACTCACAGATTTTTATGGAAACTCCTTACCGGAATAATGCGCTTTTTGATGATCTTTGTAAGTTTTTATCACCCAATACAAAGCTCTGTATCGCTGCGAATATTAATGATCCGGAACATGAATTTATCAAAACAAAAACGATCAAAGAATGGCAGAAACAAAAGCCTGAACTACATAAAATCCCTGCTGTTTTTGTGCTTGGAAAATAA
- the pheA gene encoding prephenate dehydratase, producing MKIAFLGPHASFTQLAAAQLFPDNELMPQASILDCFNAVENGEAIKAVVPLENSIEGTVSMTLDYLYKTPSIKIQAEAVMPIAHHLMIHPENAIEDMERIYSHPQALAQSFHFLDTHYKGVPKQDFSSTAAAAKYVSENPDLQIAAVANQFAANLYGLKIINRNIQDFEQNHTRFIIISKEPGTYDNNKLEILGEKSGMLITMPEDHPGGLHQVLSVFAWRKMNLSKIESRTLKTGLGNYFFFINVVGSWEEVLHGNALKELESIHAEVDFLGNYKEFLLES from the coding sequence ATGAAGATTGCATTTTTGGGGCCTCACGCCAGTTTTACCCAACTTGCCGCAGCACAGCTCTTCCCGGATAATGAGCTTATGCCACAGGCCAGTATTCTGGATTGTTTCAATGCTGTGGAAAATGGAGAAGCAATAAAAGCAGTAGTTCCTTTAGAAAACTCTATAGAAGGCACTGTTTCCATGACCCTTGATTATCTGTATAAGACACCGTCTATTAAAATTCAGGCAGAAGCAGTAATGCCTATCGCCCACCACCTGATGATCCATCCGGAAAACGCTATTGAAGATATGGAGAGAATATATTCTCATCCGCAAGCGCTGGCACAGAGCTTCCATTTTCTGGATACCCACTACAAAGGGGTTCCCAAACAGGATTTCTCTTCTACCGCCGCTGCAGCAAAATACGTTTCTGAAAATCCGGATCTTCAAATAGCAGCAGTAGCCAATCAATTTGCGGCCAATTTATATGGGTTGAAAATTATCAACCGTAATATTCAGGATTTTGAACAAAACCACACCCGGTTTATCATTATCTCAAAAGAACCAGGCACTTATGACAATAATAAACTGGAGATATTAGGTGAAAAATCAGGGATGTTGATTACCATGCCGGAGGATCATCCGGGAGGCTTGCATCAGGTTTTATCAGTTTTTGCCTGGAGGAAAATGAACCTGAGCAAAATTGAATCCAGAACATTGAAGACCGGTCTGGGTAATTATTTCTTCTTTATCAATGTAGTAGGCTCATGGGAGGAAGTACTGCATGGTAATGCTTTAAAAGAACTTGAGTCTATTCATGCTGAAGTGGATTTTTTAGGCAATTACAAAGAATTCCTTCTGGAGAGCTGA
- a CDS encoding acyl-CoA thioesterase, giving the protein MIHTTHSIRVRYGETDPMKYVYYGNYAEYFEVGRVELFRSIGISYNEIENQGIWLPVSDYKIKYLRPALYDQKLEIHTYIKKIPGVKIEFEYEIYNEEHIKITEASTTLFFLDANTNKIIKCPDFLMKFIEDNWQETEDIKN; this is encoded by the coding sequence ATGATACACACAACACACTCAATACGAGTACGTTACGGGGAAACAGATCCTATGAAATATGTATACTATGGTAACTATGCCGAATACTTCGAAGTAGGAAGAGTTGAGCTCTTCAGAAGCATAGGAATTTCATACAATGAAATTGAAAACCAAGGAATTTGGCTGCCTGTTTCAGACTATAAAATTAAATATTTACGCCCTGCCTTGTACGATCAGAAATTAGAAATTCATACGTATATCAAAAAAATTCCGGGGGTAAAAATTGAATTTGAGTATGAGATCTACAATGAAGAGCATATTAAAATCACAGAGGCTTCCACCACTTTATTCTTCCTTGATGCCAACACCAATAAGATCATTAAATGTCCTGATTTTCTGATGAAGTTTATTGAAGATAACTGGCAAGAGACAGAGGACATCAAAAACTAG